The nucleotide sequence CAGTTGTTCTGCTATGGATTTGATCTGTGATAGCCAAGGCGCATTGGGTCCCATCACAACGGTAATACGCAAGTTATCGGGAAGCGTACATGCTTTTATTGCTTCAAGAATCTGGCCTGTAGCGTTAATTTGATCGACACCTCCCATTGAAATCATCAGATGTTTCAATTTCGGATTAGCCCGACGTTGCAAACTGTAATCGCGAAGTGCAGCAAATTCAGGGCGCAGTAATGAATAGCGAGGACCGGTCAAAACAGTGCATTTTTCAGGAACAAGATGATGATAATGCTTTTTATCACGACCTAAATTTTGATCCAGCAACAAATCACAGTCATGAATGCGGTTCGCCAAATCGTCAATCACCATGATGCGCCCGACATGAGAACACAATGCACTTTCCCAGGATTTATCCAAACCGTAGTGGTCAACTATTAGCCAATCCAGTTGTATACCTTGTAATGCGGCAATGGTTTCAGTAGCGTCTTGTTCTTGGGTGACACCCAGCCAACCGGCATAGTCTTCATCTAAGGCGTTCTGAGTGTCTTCTGGCGGTGACGGTAATTCGTGTACAGGAAACGTCTCCCTCAATAATTTATTCAAGTTTCCTCTATGCCTACGGCATACAAAATGGACATCCGCGCCGCGCACCTTCAACTCTTCAGCTAAAGTACGGCAACGCATAAGGTGACCAGTACCTATGCGTATAGAGCTATCAACTCGGAATAAATACCTTTTTTTAATTTCTAAGGGCATAGAGAACTTTAGCCATTTCTAAATCTTCAAAGTCATCAATATCGACAGCACTAGCCCATGGGATCTCTCTGAATGTATGCTTTTTACCGTAAAAAGTCTTGTCAAGTTCAAGTTGTTGTATGGCAGCAATCCATATTGCCCCGCTGGGA is from Candidatus Electrothrix sp. GW3-4 and encodes:
- the pseG gene encoding UDP-2,4-diacetamido-2,4,6-trideoxy-beta-L-altropyranose hydrolase, with the protein product MPLEIKKRYLFRVDSSIRIGTGHLMRCRTLAEELKVRGADVHFVCRRHRGNLNKLLRETFPVHELPSPPEDTQNALDEDYAGWLGVTQEQDATETIAALQGIQLDWLIVDHYGLDKSWESALCSHVGRIMVIDDLANRIHDCDLLLDQNLGRDKKHYHHLVPEKCTVLTGPRYSLLRPEFAALRDYSLQRRANPKLKHLMISMGGVDQINATGQILEAIKACTLPDNLRITVVMGPNAPWLSQIKSIAEQLPQTTEVMVNVQNMAQLMADSDLAIGAAGSTSWERCCLGLPTLTLIVAENQQESAMALEQKGCIKILDCIDVVFKQLSSTLRFFMNSTELIKMSQSSSSVVDGKGTGRVLRTFFESVKPIPDELKFDKEKSCQIKTM